One Asticcacaulis sp. MM231 DNA segment encodes these proteins:
- a CDS encoding glycoside hydrolase family 36 protein, with protein MKPQGLTSGGLHRRGLLALLSGTVIASGLMARSGFAQSAAVASFGDDAVMLDFDLGLGSRVSLRARGTTVALTDFAPSETLILADGKSIDRFTYKDKAEKPVKDAHGKGRAFTIRGVSAEGVEKTVQITLYDSYPGFAVTRVTYRNTRSTPLDIASWTSHAHILKASGAGFWSFSGSSHDDRRDWVQPVKAGFDQPNFMGMNASDYGSGTPVVDVWRPDAGLAVGHIETAPKLISLPLIATPAGAGVAIRYDHAVTLAGGDSLTTLDTFVSVHTRDYFSTLDTYRKVMADRGLAAPKPPASSYEPVWCAWGYQRNFTVEEIEGTLAKARDVGLKWAVLDDGWQTSEGDWHLDTKKFPRKDADMIAFVRSIKAAGLRPRLWLAPLATDPGTDLLHDHTDMLLLNQDGAVQNVTWWNAFYLCPAYQPTKDYHKALIRKIIGEWGYEGLKLDGQHMNGVAPCYNPAHNHARPEEFVEQLQDFWKLIYDTAREANPEAVVEFCPCGTSYAFHNLPYTNHVPASDPLSSWQVRLKGKSLKALMGGDAAYAGDHVELSDGGNDFASTVGIGGIVSTKFAWPGPGHEKNENYQLTPEREALWRKWIGLYNDKQLATGQYRGELYDIGFDTPEAHAVEKNGKLYYAFYADAWAGEVELRGLTQKRYKLVDYFNDKALGEVTPVANRIPARFERFLLIEATPI; from the coding sequence ATGAAACCTCAAGGACTGACCTCTGGCGGCCTGCACAGGCGCGGACTGCTTGCGCTTCTGTCCGGCACGGTGATCGCCTCCGGCCTGATGGCCCGTTCCGGTTTCGCACAATCGGCGGCCGTGGCCAGCTTTGGCGATGATGCTGTCATGCTCGATTTTGATCTGGGTCTTGGCAGCCGCGTCAGCCTGCGCGCCAGGGGCACGACCGTGGCCTTGACCGATTTTGCGCCATCGGAAACGCTTATCCTTGCCGATGGCAAGAGCATTGATCGCTTTACGTACAAGGATAAGGCGGAAAAACCGGTCAAGGATGCGCACGGCAAGGGCAGGGCGTTTACGATTCGCGGCGTTTCGGCCGAGGGTGTCGAAAAGACCGTCCAGATCACCCTCTATGACAGCTATCCCGGTTTCGCCGTCACGCGTGTCACCTATCGCAATACCAGGTCCACGCCTCTCGATATCGCAAGCTGGACCAGCCACGCCCATATCCTTAAAGCCAGCGGCGCCGGCTTCTGGTCATTCTCCGGTTCGTCACATGACGATCGCCGCGACTGGGTGCAGCCGGTCAAGGCCGGTTTCGACCAGCCCAATTTCATGGGCATGAACGCTTCCGATTATGGCAGCGGTACACCGGTCGTCGATGTCTGGCGGCCGGATGCCGGTCTGGCGGTTGGCCATATCGAAACCGCGCCGAAACTGATCTCCCTGCCTTTGATCGCCACGCCCGCCGGTGCGGGCGTCGCCATCCGTTACGACCATGCCGTGACACTGGCCGGCGGCGACAGTCTGACAACGCTCGATACCTTTGTCAGCGTGCACACACGCGACTATTTCTCCACGCTCGACACCTACCGCAAGGTCATGGCCGATCGCGGTCTGGCGGCGCCGAAACCGCCGGCCTCGTCCTATGAGCCGGTGTGGTGCGCCTGGGGGTATCAGCGCAATTTCACAGTCGAGGAGATCGAGGGCACCCTGGCCAAGGCCAGGGATGTGGGCTTAAAATGGGCGGTGCTCGACGACGGCTGGCAGACCTCTGAAGGCGACTGGCATCTCGACACCAAGAAGTTCCCGCGCAAGGATGCCGACATGATCGCCTTTGTGCGTTCGATCAAGGCGGCGGGCCTGCGGCCGCGCCTGTGGCTGGCGCCACTGGCTACGGATCCGGGCACGGACTTGCTGCACGATCACACCGACATGCTGCTGCTCAATCAGGACGGCGCGGTGCAGAACGTCACCTGGTGGAACGCCTTCTATCTGTGCCCGGCCTATCAGCCGACGAAGGATTACCACAAGGCGCTGATCAGGAAGATCATCGGCGAGTGGGGCTATGAGGGCTTGAAGCTCGATGGCCAGCATATGAATGGCGTCGCGCCGTGCTACAATCCGGCGCATAACCACGCGCGCCCGGAAGAGTTTGTCGAGCAGTTGCAGGATTTCTGGAAGCTGATCTACGACACGGCGCGCGAGGCCAATCCCGAAGCCGTCGTTGAGTTCTGTCCGTGCGGCACGTCTTACGCCTTCCATAATCTGCCCTATACCAACCATGTACCGGCCTCCGATCCCTTGTCTTCGTGGCAGGTGCGCCTGAAGGGCAAATCACTTAAGGCTCTGATGGGGGGTGATGCCGCCTATGCCGGTGATCACGTCGAGCTTTCCGATGGCGGTAACGATTTCGCCTCGACCGTCGGGATCGGCGGCATCGTATCGACCAAGTTCGCCTGGCCGGGTCCGGGGCATGAAAAAAATGAGAACTACCAGCTCACGCCGGAGCGTGAAGCGCTGTGGCGCAAGTGGATCGGACTCTACAACGACAAGCAGCTTGCCACCGGCCAGTATCGTGGCGAACTCTACGATATCGGCTTTGACACGCCCGAAGCCCATGCGGTCGAGAAGAACGGCAAGCTCTATTATGCCTTCTACGCCGACGCATGGGCCGGCGAGGTTGAACTGCGTGGTCTGACCCAAAAGCGCTACAAGCTGGTCGACTATTTTAACGACAAGGCGCTGGGCGAGGTGACGCCGGTCGCCAACCGTATACCGGCCCGTTTCGAGCGCTTCCTGCTGATCGAAGCCACGCCAATCTAA
- a CDS encoding amidohydrolase family protein has product MIRKRRLLISLLTTSALLATGACATEASYSVADFAAVKKFDAHVHVNVTDPAFVDQARADGFEILSINVDYPAFPSIKDQATAAHKFHTADPKHFHYATTFTMKGFTGADWVKTTNAHLDSEFRQGAVAVKVWKNIGMIERDADGKLIFLDDTRFDPVIAHIIAAKKPLIAHQAEPKNCWLPMEQMTTNNDREYFSHHPEYYMYLHPEMPTYEFLMAARDRFVTRHPDLAFVGAHVGSLEWSVDEAAKFLDAHPNANIELAARMTQIQYQSVRDYDRVRTFFITYQDRIMYGTDLTLNPGEDTAAFRSAAHAYWLGDWTYLATPEAQHVDDIDADPKGLALPKSVIDKIYYANARREFIRK; this is encoded by the coding sequence ATGATCCGCAAGCGCCGTCTGTTGATAAGCCTTCTCACCACCTCGGCCTTGCTGGCCACCGGCGCCTGCGCCACCGAGGCCAGCTACAGCGTGGCCGATTTTGCCGCCGTGAAGAAGTTCGACGCCCACGTCCACGTCAATGTCACCGATCCCGCCTTTGTCGATCAGGCCAGGGCCGACGGTTTCGAGATCCTGTCGATCAATGTCGACTATCCGGCCTTTCCGTCGATCAAGGATCAGGCGACCGCCGCGCACAAATTCCACACCGCCGACCCGAAACACTTCCACTACGCCACCACCTTCACCATGAAGGGCTTCACAGGCGCGGACTGGGTCAAGACCACCAACGCGCATCTCGATTCAGAGTTCAGGCAGGGGGCTGTCGCCGTCAAGGTCTGGAAGAATATCGGCATGATCGAGCGCGATGCCGACGGCAAGCTGATCTTCCTTGATGATACGCGGTTCGATCCGGTCATCGCCCATATCATCGCCGCGAAGAAACCCCTGATCGCCCACCAGGCCGAGCCGAAGAATTGCTGGCTGCCGATGGAGCAGATGACGACCAATAACGACCGCGAATATTTCAGCCACCATCCTGAATATTACATGTATCTCCACCCTGAGATGCCGACCTACGAATTCCTGATGGCGGCGCGCGATCGCTTCGTGACGCGCCACCCCGATCTTGCCTTTGTCGGCGCCCATGTCGGCAGTCTGGAATGGAGCGTCGATGAGGCGGCCAAATTCCTCGACGCCCACCCCAATGCCAATATCGAGCTGGCAGCGCGCATGACGCAGATCCAGTATCAGTCGGTGCGCGATTACGACAGGGTGCGTACCTTCTTCATCACCTACCAGGACCGCATCATGTACGGCACCGATCTGACGCTCAATCCGGGCGAGGATACGGCCGCCTTCAGATCAGCGGCGCACGCTTACTGGCTGGGCGACTGGACCTATCTGGCCACGCCCGAAGCGCAGCATGTCGATGATATAGACGCCGATCCGAAAGGCCTGGCCCTGCCAAAAAGCGTGATCGACAAGATCTACTACGCCAACGCCCGACGCGAATTTATCCGTAAGTAG
- a CDS encoding NPCBM/NEW2 domain-containing protein has protein sequence MLKATLLAFTLLTAPALAQTATAQATTAQASIDPLAPAGRWTGATAGRSPTPPMGWNSWNAFHTEIDEAKVMGTARVLVDSGLRDLGYTYVNIDDGWWLKRRTSDNRMQVRTKIFPSAKIKGSDTSSFRPFTDTLHSMGLKAGIYSDIGGNACSQAYDLQSPNLPEGTTAERQVGLHGHVQQDINLYFDDWGFDYIKVDACGLNVYGPDAAIVKQYKYNGFPPLIDQTSINRTDIPAVRALYQEVADALATSNPDGDYIFSICAWGSADVRSWGKEVGNLWRTSGDITPQWTRMLHTFDSASTRALYAGPGHWNDPDMLFIGHGDFDEKHLTEARTHFSLWAMINAPLMIGYDLRKAPPELMRIWANKDIIRLNQDSGGHQAVLAYNSDDVQIFVKTLSDSGSKGVLLFNRGLTPADVTLTPEQVKMIGDVALTDLWSKEALTLKGELKVTLQPRESRVFEAKGKLQLPNGAYLSEIPGAINVARDGIITPEPDPIVHRMSNPWGATINGGERPTYTGWGGAQADATPYDQTLKIDGHAFTSGIGILANSRLEVKADGYTRFEAKVGVDDSTRNLKDKVVFQVFGDGRLLTEATAAYGQAAQPLSTDLANVKIVELVVRNTAQSSDLPLAVTWGDAALRH, from the coding sequence ATGCTTAAGGCCACCCTCCTCGCCTTCACCCTGCTGACCGCCCCGGCGCTCGCCCAAACCGCCACGGCGCAAGCGACCACGGCGCAAGCGTCCATTGATCCGCTGGCCCCCGCCGGCCGCTGGACCGGCGCCACAGCGGGCCGCAGCCCTACCCCGCCAATGGGCTGGAATTCGTGGAACGCCTTCCACACCGAAATCGACGAAGCCAAGGTGATGGGCACAGCCAGGGTGCTGGTCGATAGTGGCCTGCGCGATCTCGGCTACACCTATGTCAATATCGACGACGGCTGGTGGCTGAAACGCCGCACCAGTGACAACCGCATGCAGGTGCGCACCAAAATCTTCCCGTCGGCCAAGATCAAGGGCAGCGATACCTCCAGCTTCCGCCCCTTCACCGACACCCTGCACAGCATGGGTCTGAAGGCCGGCATCTATAGCGATATCGGCGGCAATGCCTGCTCGCAGGCCTATGACCTGCAGTCTCCCAACCTGCCCGAAGGAACGACTGCCGAGCGTCAGGTGGGCCTGCATGGCCATGTCCAGCAGGACATAAACCTCTACTTCGATGATTGGGGCTTCGACTATATCAAGGTCGATGCCTGCGGCCTCAATGTCTATGGGCCGGACGCCGCTATCGTTAAGCAATATAAGTATAACGGCTTTCCGCCGCTGATCGATCAGACCAGCATCAACCGCACCGATATTCCGGCCGTGCGCGCCCTCTATCAGGAGGTCGCCGACGCCCTGGCCACCAGCAATCCCGATGGCGATTACATCTTCTCGATCTGCGCTTGGGGTTCAGCCGATGTGCGATCATGGGGCAAGGAGGTCGGTAATCTGTGGCGGACCAGCGGCGATATCACACCGCAATGGACGCGCATGCTGCACACCTTCGACAGCGCCTCAACACGTGCCCTCTATGCCGGTCCGGGTCACTGGAATGACCCCGACATGCTGTTCATAGGCCACGGCGATTTCGATGAAAAGCATCTGACCGAGGCACGTACCCATTTTTCACTGTGGGCCATGATCAACGCTCCGCTGATGATCGGCTATGACCTGCGCAAGGCCCCGCCGGAACTGATGCGCATCTGGGCCAATAAGGATATCATCCGCCTCAATCAGGACAGCGGCGGTCATCAGGCTGTGCTGGCCTACAACTCCGACGACGTACAGATCTTCGTCAAGACGCTGAGCGATTCCGGCAGCAAGGGCGTGCTGTTGTTCAATCGCGGACTGACGCCGGCGGATGTGACACTAACACCTGAGCAGGTAAAGATGATCGGCGATGTCGCTCTCACCGATCTGTGGTCAAAAGAGGCGCTGACGCTGAAAGGCGAACTGAAAGTCACCCTGCAGCCGCGCGAATCCCGTGTATTTGAGGCCAAGGGGAAACTACAACTCCCTAATGGCGCCTATCTGTCGGAGATACCCGGCGCCATCAATGTGGCCCGTGACGGCATCATCACGCCGGAACCCGATCCGATCGTCCACCGTATGAGCAATCCGTGGGGCGCCACGATCAATGGTGGCGAACGCCCGACCTACACCGGCTGGGGCGGCGCGCAGGCCGATGCCACGCCCTATGATCAAACATTGAAGATCGATGGACATGCCTTTACGTCCGGCATCGGCATCCTGGCCAATTCGCGCCTGGAGGTGAAGGCAGACGGCTACACGCGCTTTGAGGCGAAGGTCGGCGTCGATGACAGCACGCGCAACCTGAAAGACAAGGTGGTGTTTCAGGTCTTCGGCGACGGCCGTCTGCTGACCGAGGCGACGGCGGCTTATGGGCAGGCGGCGCAACCTCTCAGCACCGACCTTGCCAATGTGAAGATCGTTGAACTGGTCGTGCGTAACACCGCTCAATCCAGCGACCTGCCGCTGGCTGTCACCTGGGGCGATGCGGCCTTGAGGCACTGA
- a CDS encoding FCD domain-containing protein, whose amino-acid sequence MTASRDDHPAHIDTDKDVRAYQVVGNALLDRIRAGEFRASGKLPPERELAEIYGVGRAVIRDALVMLEVKGLIQSRQGSGIYITRRAYQIEPDDSANPAHTQPRNHLPPAGRSELLQARQWLESHMARLAATNATDDDLVSIEQAYDEHRRAYFGEPKESLDMIFHLSIARATQNPELVSLVDQLWLRRESNPVWKNVYVPAAEMQLRDRWVLDHDRLVDALRRRDGDAAYVAMWQHIENVKTFIMAMESPPEDSEARLARRNLKLTV is encoded by the coding sequence ATGACAGCTTCCCGTGACGACCACCCAGCGCATATCGACACAGATAAAGACGTCCGAGCCTATCAAGTCGTCGGCAATGCCCTGCTAGACCGGATTCGCGCTGGCGAATTCCGCGCGAGCGGCAAACTCCCTCCCGAACGCGAACTCGCCGAAATCTATGGGGTAGGCCGCGCCGTCATCCGCGACGCCCTGGTCATGCTCGAAGTCAAGGGACTGATCCAATCCCGCCAAGGCTCTGGGATCTACATAACGCGCCGAGCTTACCAAATCGAACCCGACGACAGCGCGAATCCAGCCCACACTCAGCCCCGGAACCATCTGCCCCCGGCCGGCCGCTCCGAACTGTTGCAGGCCCGGCAATGGCTAGAAAGCCATATGGCACGACTAGCGGCTACCAACGCCACCGATGATGACCTGGTCTCGATAGAACAGGCCTATGACGAGCACCGCAGGGCATATTTTGGTGAACCCAAGGAAAGTCTGGACATGATTTTCCATCTGTCCATCGCGCGCGCGACGCAGAATCCCGAACTCGTAAGTCTGGTCGACCAACTCTGGCTACGTCGCGAGAGCAATCCCGTCTGGAAAAATGTCTACGTCCCGGCGGCAGAGATGCAACTCCGCGATCGCTGGGTCCTCGATCATGACAGACTGGTCGATGCCCTGCGCCGTCGCGACGGCGACGCCGCCTATGTCGCCATGTGGCAGCACATCGAGAACGTCAAGACCTTCATCATGGCTATGGAGTCGCCGCCCGAAGACAGCGAGGCAAGACTTGCCCGACGCAATCTTAAGCTGACTGTTTAG
- a CDS encoding TonB-dependent receptor domain-containing protein translates to MALAAATLKPLTANQFDLGLEWYYGAGNGLSVSGFLKDVKNGTFSDIVCPTSFEGTSLSTNADGDCVSSTGSVYTITETRNDPSVVKIKGFEVNWQQSFDDWLPVKGFGVITNYTHVQPSSKGTTGFHLANLSENTANATGYWENKTFSARLSANYRSAYTQTSAESFFAREGHTIEGRTLYDMTLGYTINDQLSVSFGALNITNEKEEAYKDIAGRWQMTSVTGSSYYFSLQYKM, encoded by the coding sequence GTGGCCCTGGCCGCCGCGACCCTGAAGCCTCTGACCGCCAACCAGTTCGATCTCGGTCTGGAATGGTATTATGGCGCCGGCAACGGCCTCAGCGTCTCCGGCTTCCTCAAGGACGTCAAGAACGGCACCTTCTCCGATATCGTTTGTCCAACGAGCTTCGAGGGCACGTCACTTTCGACCAACGCTGACGGCGACTGCGTATCGAGCACGGGCAGCGTCTACACCATCACCGAGACGCGGAACGATCCTTCGGTCGTCAAGATCAAGGGCTTTGAAGTCAACTGGCAGCAATCGTTCGACGACTGGCTCCCGGTCAAGGGCTTCGGCGTAATCACCAACTACACGCACGTCCAACCGTCCAGCAAGGGCACGACGGGTTTTCATCTGGCCAACCTGTCGGAAAACACCGCCAACGCCACCGGCTACTGGGAAAACAAAACCTTCAGTGCCCGTCTGTCGGCCAATTACCGTAGCGCCTACACCCAGACCAGCGCGGAAAGCTTCTTCGCCCGCGAAGGCCATACGATCGAGGGCCGCACCCTTTACGACATGACGCTCGGCTATACGATCAATGACCAACTCAGTGTCTCCTTCGGCGCCCTCAACATCACCAATGAGAAGGAAGAGGCTTACAAGGATATCGCAGGCCGCTGGCAGATGACCAGCGTCACTGGCTCATCCTATTATTTCAGCCTGCAGTACAAGATGTAA
- a CDS encoding helix-turn-helix transcriptional regulator — translation MAVDRLIEARKAKSWSQYDLAKAWKRHQSIIAKVETGQRRLELIEFIDLCVILDIDPAPLIAQIHNTMGGKVENERVA, via the coding sequence ATGGCCGTCGACCGCCTGATTGAGGCGCGCAAAGCAAAATCCTGGAGTCAATATGATCTGGCAAAAGCGTGGAAGCGTCACCAGAGTATCATCGCCAAGGTTGAAACGGGTCAGCGCAGATTGGAACTGATCGAATTCATCGATCTTTGCGTCATACTGGATATTGACCCCGCCCCTCTCATCGCCCAGATCCACAATACGATGGGCGGTAAGGTCGAAAACGAGCGTGTCGCTTAG
- a CDS encoding methyl-accepting chemotaxis protein: protein MNFNNIKMQMKLLILVGITSAITAFIAYFGVSNFNHLAETLAEVDRVGSAATVGARMTQDVIRSNRTEYQIAADPTDTTIQAAREVSEEANKNFPERLEQSSKVANDNEKAMLEEIKHAYSEYLDGMKGVYAMAEDVKTKAHLDGEQQRLSQAVVDNRTRAKKLADLVRKYEATLDARGTETAKKAVAESKRLSIIMIIVAVCGVFSGLLVGWLMATFGIARPLAHSVEQLRGLADGRLDTVVTGAERHDECGDIAKGLAIFKDNALKARELEAAAVELKEKAEAERRQGMLDLADDFEKSVGGIVTMVSGAATELQAAAQQLSATAHEASAQSLAVSTAAEEAGANVASVAASTEELGASVSEIGRQVESSAQISATAMTEAVEAGRIVEELNEAAASIGGFVDMISGLASQTNLLALNATIELARAGEAGKGFAVVASEVKALAGQTAKATTEISEKIAQIQEATSRAFKAMQNIGGTITHINSASTAIASAVEQQNAATQEIVHAVNQASMGTTEVTANIGGVSDAAEQTGSAAAQVLSSSSELAEQAERLHHEMDKFLANVRAA, encoded by the coding sequence ATGAACTTCAACAACATAAAGATGCAGATGAAGTTGCTGATACTTGTGGGGATCACAAGTGCAATCACGGCCTTTATCGCCTATTTTGGCGTCAGCAATTTCAATCATCTGGCGGAAACGCTTGCAGAGGTGGACCGCGTGGGTTCGGCTGCGACTGTGGGTGCTCGCATGACGCAGGATGTTATCAGATCCAATCGCACCGAATACCAGATCGCTGCTGACCCGACAGACACAACCATCCAGGCGGCCCGTGAGGTAAGTGAAGAAGCGAACAAAAACTTCCCTGAGCGCCTCGAACAGTCAAGTAAGGTCGCGAACGATAATGAAAAGGCCATGCTTGAAGAGATAAAGCATGCCTATAGCGAATATCTCGATGGTATGAAGGGCGTTTATGCCATGGCCGAGGACGTTAAGACTAAGGCCCATCTTGATGGAGAACAGCAACGGCTTTCTCAGGCCGTGGTGGACAATCGCACACGAGCGAAGAAGCTGGCCGATTTGGTCAGGAAATATGAAGCCACTCTGGACGCCCGCGGCACGGAGACAGCCAAGAAGGCGGTCGCTGAGAGCAAGCGTTTAAGCATCATCATGATTATCGTGGCGGTGTGCGGTGTCTTCTCCGGCTTGCTGGTGGGCTGGCTTATGGCCACCTTCGGCATTGCCAGGCCTCTGGCGCATTCTGTCGAACAGCTTCGCGGCCTGGCGGATGGCCGGCTGGATACGGTTGTGACCGGTGCGGAACGCCATGACGAATGCGGCGATATCGCCAAGGGTCTGGCCATCTTTAAGGACAATGCGCTCAAGGCGCGCGAGCTGGAAGCTGCGGCGGTCGAGCTCAAGGAAAAGGCTGAGGCGGAGCGGCGTCAGGGTATGCTCGATCTGGCTGACGATTTCGAAAAATCCGTTGGCGGTATCGTGACCATGGTATCGGGCGCTGCTACGGAGCTTCAGGCGGCGGCACAGCAATTGAGCGCCACGGCGCATGAGGCATCGGCTCAGTCTTTGGCTGTCTCGACGGCGGCGGAAGAGGCGGGGGCCAATGTCGCCTCAGTGGCGGCGTCAACGGAAGAACTGGGCGCATCGGTGTCCGAGATCGGGCGTCAGGTGGAAAGCTCGGCGCAAATCTCGGCGACGGCCATGACGGAAGCGGTCGAGGCCGGCCGCATCGTCGAAGAACTGAACGAGGCGGCGGCCAGTATTGGTGGCTTTGTCGACATGATCTCCGGGCTTGCCAGTCAGACCAATCTCCTGGCCCTGAACGCGACCATTGAGTTGGCGCGCGCGGGCGAGGCCGGCAAGGGGTTTGCTGTGGTCGCCTCCGAAGTCAAGGCGCTGGCCGGCCAGACCGCCAAGGCGACGACGGAGATATCTGAGAAAATAGCGCAGATCCAGGAAGCCACGAGCCGCGCGTTCAAGGCGATGCAAAACATCGGCGGTACCATTACGCATATCAACAGCGCCTCGACCGCGATCGCTTCGGCTGTTGAACAGCAAAATGCGGCGACGCAGGAGATCGTTCACGCCGTCAACCAGGCTTCCATGGGAACGACCGAGGTGACCGCCAATATTGGTGGCGTGTCGGATGCCGCTGAACAAACCGGAAGTGCGGCGGCGCAGGTCCTTAGCTCGTCAAGTGAGCTGGCGGAACAGGCTGAGCGACTCCATCACGAGATGGACAAGTTCCTGGCAAATGTGAGGGCCGCCTGA
- the agaR gene encoding transcriptional repressor AgaR: MAEDSVRLTRDTSERRRDITSMLKSRGSVQVVALSEQFGVSMQTIRKDLHYLEEHGIATRAYGGAISSEVVTVNAEPPIETKRVIHTEEKERIGQLAASMVEPGDSIMLDSGTTALQIARFLPDDEEITVVTNDFGVLSALAQKRKIKIIMLGGELRRKNMAFYGAQTVAALDELLLDKLFLGVDGFDVERGITTHHEPEAQLNRKMVETARQVIAVTDASKFGKICLHRIIDISEIDVLITDADAPDFIRDAAETLGFKLHLA, from the coding sequence ATGGCGGAAGATTCCGTAAGACTGACGCGCGACACCTCCGAGCGTCGGCGTGACATCACATCCATGCTCAAATCACGCGGCAGCGTTCAGGTGGTGGCGCTGTCCGAGCAGTTCGGCGTGTCGATGCAGACGATCCGCAAGGACCTGCACTATCTTGAGGAACACGGAATCGCCACGCGCGCTTATGGTGGCGCGATTTCCTCAGAAGTGGTGACGGTCAATGCCGAGCCGCCGATCGAGACCAAGCGCGTTATCCACACCGAGGAAAAGGAGCGGATCGGGCAACTGGCGGCCAGCATGGTGGAGCCGGGTGATTCGATCATGCTCGATTCCGGCACCACGGCGCTGCAGATCGCCCGTTTCCTGCCGGATGATGAGGAGATCACCGTTGTCACCAATGATTTCGGTGTCTTGTCGGCCCTGGCGCAGAAACGAAAGATAAAGATCATCATGCTGGGCGGCGAGTTGCGCCGCAAGAACATGGCCTTCTATGGCGCGCAGACGGTGGCGGCGCTCGATGAGCTGCTGCTCGACAAGCTGTTTCTGGGTGTCGATGGTTTCGACGTCGAGCGGGGCATCACCACGCACCATGAGCCGGAAGCGCAATTGAACCGCAAGATGGTCGAGACGGCGCGTCAGGTGATCGCTGTCACCGACGCGTCGAAGTTCGGCAAGATATGCCTTCACCGCATTATCGATATCAGTGAGATCGATGTTCTGATCACTGACGCTGATGCGCCCGATTTCATCCGGGATGCCGCCGAGACGCTGGGCTTCAAACTCCATCTGGCGTGA